Genomic DNA from Clavibacter michiganensis:
TCCGCCTACACGGCGCTCGGCGCCAAGGTCACGCTCATCTCCTCCCGCGACCAGGTGCTGCCGGGCGAGGACGCCGACGCGGCCCGCGTCATCGAGGACGTCTTCACGCGCAACGGCATGACGGTGCTCTCGAAGTCCCGCGCCGAGTCGGTCGTCCGCCAGGGCGACGGGGTGGTCGCGACGCTGAGCGACGGCCGCGTCGTCGAGGGCAGCCACTGCCTCATGGCGGTCGGATCCGTGCCGAACACCGCGGGGATCGGCCTCGAGGAGGCGGGCGTGCAGATGAGCGAGTCCGGCCACATCCGCGTCAACCGCGTCGCGCGCACCTCGGTGCCGAGCGTGTACGCGGCGGGCGACTGCACCACGTTCCTCCCGCTCGCCTCCGTCGCGTCCATGCAGGGCCGCACCGCGGTCTACCACGCGATGGGCGACGCGGTGAGCCCCACCGAGCTCCGCAACGTGACCTCGAACATCTTCACGCAGCCGGAGATCGCGACGGTCGGCTGGTCGCAGAAGCAGATCGAGGAGGGGCTCGCGCAGGGCGACATCTACAAGCTGCCGCTCGCCTCCAACCCCCGGGCCAAGATGCAGAACGTGAAGGACGGCTTCGTGAAGCTGTTCGCGCGCACCGGCTCCGGCACGGTCATCGGCGGCGTCATCGTGGCGCCCAAGGCGAGCGAGCTGATCTTCCCGCTCGCCCTAGCGGTCGAGCACCGGCTCACGGTGGACGACGTCGCGCGCGCGTTCACGGTGTACCCGTCGCTGTCGGGCAGCATCTCCGACGCGGCGCGCGCCATGCACATCGTCCTCTGACGCACCCGCCCCCACGCGACGACGGCCGGCCCCAGGGGACCGGCCGTCGTGACGTTCGGCGTGCGGATCAGACGATGTCGAGCAGGCGGTGCCCCGACGGGACGGTCTGCCCGACCTCGGCGGAGATCCCGGAGACCGTGCCCGAGGTGTGCGCCGTGAGCGGCTGCTCCATCTTCATCGCCTCGAGGACGACGAGGAGGTCGCCCTTGACGACCTGCTGGCCCTCCTCGACCGCGAGCTTGACGACGGTGGCCTGCATGGGCGACGTGACGGATCCGCCGCCCGAGGTGTCGACGGATCCGGACTGCGTGCGCCGGGTCGGGGCAGCCGCCGCACGCCGCGACGTGGACGCGCCCGCGGCCGGTGCGAGGTCCTCGGGGAGGCTCACCTCGATGCGCTTGCCGCCGACCTCGACCACGACCGTGTGCCGGGCGGGCGCCTCGGCGGCGTCCTCGAGCGCTCCGGACCAGGGCTCGATGGTGTTGTCGAAGTCGGTCTCGATCCACCGGGTGTAGACGCTGAAGGGCGCGCCGTCCGCCGGGGCGAAGGCCGCGTCGCGCACGATCGCGCGGTGGAAGGGGAGCACGGTGGGCAGGCCCTGCACCTCGAACTCGTCGAGCGCGCGGCGCGAGCGCTCGAGGGCGTCCTCGCGGCTGGATCCCGTGACGATGAGCTTGGCGAGCAGCGAGTCGAAGGCGCCGGAGACCACGTCGCCCGCGCGCACGCCGGAGTCGACGCGGACGCCGGGGCCGCCGGGTGCCTGGAACACGTGCACGGGGCCGGGCGCGGGGAAGAAGCCGCGGCCCGGGTCCTCGCCGTTGATCCGGAACTCGAACGAGTGGCCGCGCGGCGCCGGGTCGTCGTAGTCGATGAGGCCGCCCGCGGCGATGCGGAACTGCTCGCGCACGAGGTCGATGCCCGTGACCTCCTCGGAGACCGGGTGCTCGACCTGGAGGCGGGTGTTCACCTCGAGGAAGGAGATGGTGCCGTCCTGCGCGACGAGGAACTCGCACGTGCCGGCGCCGACGTAGCCGACCTCGCGGAGGATCGCCTTGGACGCGGCGTAGAGCTGCGCGTTCTGCTCGTCGGTGAGGAACGGCGCGGGCGCCTCCTCGACGAGCTTCTGGTGGCGGCGCTGCAGCGAGCAGTCGCGGGTGGAGATCACGACCACGTTGCCGGCGGAGTCGGCGAGGCACTGGGTCTCGACGTGGCGCGGACGGTCGAGGTA
This window encodes:
- a CDS encoding NAD(P)H-quinone dehydrogenase — encoded protein: MGYEFEANQRIAVLGGGPGGYEAAIAGAQLGAEVTLVERVGVGGSAVMTDVVPSKTLIATAEATNALGEAADLGVQFFSRGEQSRRPVRPEVAVNLQAVNDRLLRLARQQSEDMKSSLIRAGVRIVQGEGRLDGPNRIIVSTGRGGGRGTDFDEIDADTTVISTGASPRILDTAKPDGERILTWTQLYTMDCVPEHLIVVGSGVTGAEFASAYTALGAKVTLISSRDQVLPGEDADAARVIEDVFTRNGMTVLSKSRAESVVRQGDGVVATLSDGRVVEGSHCLMAVGSVPNTAGIGLEEAGVQMSESGHIRVNRVARTSVPSVYAAGDCTTFLPLASVASMQGRTAVYHAMGDAVSPTELRNVTSNIFTQPEIATVGWSQKQIEEGLAQGDIYKLPLASNPRAKMQNVKDGFVKLFARTGSGTVIGGVIVAPKASELIFPLALAVEHRLTVDDVARAFTVYPSLSGSISDAARAMHIVL
- a CDS encoding acetyl/propionyl/methylcrotonyl-CoA carboxylase subunit alpha, yielding MTRVNKVLIANRGEIAVRIIRAARDAGIGSVAVYADQDRDALHVTLADEAYALDGQTSAETYLVIAKLLSIARRSGADAVHPGYGFLAENADFAQQVIDAGLTWIGPSPSAIQQLGDKTTARHVAERVGAPLAPGTLNPVSGADEVLDFVDVHGLPVAIKAAFGGGGRGLKVARTREEVPELFESATREAVAAFGRGECFVEKYLDRPRHVETQCLADSAGNVVVISTRDCSLQRRHQKLVEEAPAPFLTDEQNAQLYAASKAILREVGYVGAGTCEFLVAQDGTISFLEVNTRLQVEHPVSEEVTGIDLVREQFRIAAGGLIDYDDPAPRGHSFEFRINGEDPGRGFFPAPGPVHVFQAPGGPGVRVDSGVRAGDVVSGAFDSLLAKLIVTGSSREDALERSRRALDEFEVQGLPTVLPFHRAIVRDAAFAPADGAPFSVYTRWIETDFDNTIEPWSGALEDAAEAPARHTVVVEVGGKRIEVSLPEDLAPAAGASTSRRAAAAPTRRTQSGSVDTSGGGSVTSPMQATVVKLAVEEGQQVVKGDLLVVLEAMKMEQPLTAHTSGTVSGISAEVGQTVPSGHRLLDIV